The Brevibacillus humidisoli DNA segment GCAACGCCATGTGTAGGATCCTTGTGTATACGTCGGGACCAGTCTCCTAACCGCCTAAACGCTTGCCGATCAAGTCGTAAATCATTTTAAACTTGGGATTGTCGACAAAGGCCCCTTCATACCCGCTGAGGTGATCGCGGTACAAGGCTGCGGCCGACTCGTAATCCTGCTTGACGAACAGAGAGAAAATCTCTTCCAGCTTTTCTTCCAACGAATGATCGAAGGGAGTTGGTTTTAGGATTTCCTGGCGCAGGTTGTTCATCTGCACATCCAGCTCGTGGGCGATCATCGCCGCTTCGTTAAGCTGCAGCAGCACATTTTCCGGGATGTTTCCGGCGTATTTGTAGCGAAGCTCATGTTCGTTGGTCGCCCAAAAGTTCATCCCCAGGGTGCGGATTTGAATCTCGCAGAACAGTTTCTTTTTATCGCTTCCAAGGTAGACGGTGTAAGTGGCAATCATGTGAATGCTGCGATAGCCCGATTCCTTGGGGTGGGTGATGTAATCTTTAACATCGATCACTTGGATATCCTCTCGCTCCTGCAGCAATTGCTGCACTTCCCGAACGTCATCAATGTATCGACAGACCACGCGCAATCCGGCTATATCGGCAATCTCACGGCTCAGTTCTTCCTGCCAGGTATCGCGTGTAAAGTCGATCCCCTTTTCCTGTGCTTTTTGAAACAAACTGTCCGCTTTTTTGACACGGCCAACGACGAATTCAATCGGGGAGTACCGGCCGCTCTTTTGAAATCCGTATTTGATGCCTTTTAGCTTCAACTTTAATTCTTCTACCGCTTGCTCATACGGAGCCAGAAAATGGACAAGGGTGTTTAGCACTTTTCTCGGTACCTGAAGATTCATTTTTTCGTTTCCCCTCCATCTCTTGACAGGAACAACTCATCGACATAAAAACATTCTACGCACACTTGTTCTCTCCTGCCTGTGTTCCATATCAAACAGAAAAAACATTCAGGATAACAGGTAGGAGAGCAGCCAACACAGCAGCAGACCGATCCCGCAATACAGCGCCGTCGAGAGGTACAGCAAGTGGATCGTGTGCAAGATATGAACGGGGTGGAGAACTACTGCGGGGTCACCGAGCAGCGCGCGATGCGAGGGTACCCCTTGATAATAGTTGGTTCCGCCCAACTGGACCCGGAGCGCACCGGCGACGGCTGCTTCCGCCCAGCCGCTGTTGGGACTGGGATGCTTGCTGGCGTCCCTTCTCCCGATCTTCCATACACCGCGCGCATCGTGTCCCAACACCCAGGCAGCTATCAGGATGGTCAGATAAGTAAGTCGTGCGGGAAGCCAATTGCAGAGATCGTCCAAACGCGCGGAGGCCCAGCCGAGATCACGGTAACGTTCGTTCTTGTAGCCAACCATCGAATCAAGCGTATTGACAGCACGATAGAGAAAGGCAAGCGGAGCGCCGCCGATCAGGGCGAATAACAGGGGAGCCGTCACCGCATCAACGATGTTTTCGGCAATTGTCTCAACCGCCCCGCGTGTCACCTCCCGCTCGTCCAGGTGCTTCGTATCACGTCCCACCACCTGGGACAGCTGCTGCCGAGCACCTGGCAGATCACGCTCAACCAGCTTGCGGTAAATCGCTCTCCCGGCGTCCGCCAACCCTTTGGTAGCTATCGTTGTAGAGATCAAAAGAATCTCGACGACATCGGCTAGAAGCCAATGAAGTTTAGCAGCCGTTTGCACCAGCAGCCAAGCGAAAAGAAAGGAAGCGCCTCCAACCAGGAGGGGAAACAGCAGGCCAAGCCATCTGCCGGCACGCTGCCGTGAGCGACTGTCACAGGAAAACGCATCGTACAATGGACGGACGATTCGCTCTACCCAGACGATCAGCTTTCCCATACCGATCACGGGATGCGGAAGCCAGCGAGGATCGCCGACGAGCCAATCGAGCACGAAAGCAACGGCAACCTGGTAAGGGAACAGCGGGCTCATCGATGCGTCTCCCTCCGACGGCCGCGAATCCTCTCCTGTTCCACTGCCGTTACAGTGGCGGTATAGACTGATTTAGCCAACGAATCCCCCAGTGACGTCGCTGTTCCAGCGTACTGATGAGTAGGCAGATTGCCATCTATGCGTCTTGCGGCAATCACCACGACATCTGTTGAGGTACCAGTGGCAGTTCTGCCCAAGGCGTCCATTACACCTGCATCCTGCAACGCTGCTGTTTTCGCCTCTGTCGCAGTGACCAGTGCATTCACTACTGCAGAATCGGTTAGGTTTGCATCCAACATCACAATTGTATTGATGGTGTCAGCCCGATATGCCGAATACGTCTTCTGTGCCTGTCCGGCTCTCACAGCATTGCCTACACCGGCAGTGACAACGGCACACAGCCGGAACTGATCCCCCTGCAGGCAAGCTGTTCCGGCTGCGGATACTTGGGCAGCGGTCAACATGCCGATGAACTTCTCTGGTTCTTCTCCCAACTCCTCGATTCTTCGCTGTATATCCGCCAGGGGATCGGAAGAGTGATAGTCATGGTCGACGCGCTGATTCAAAATGCCATAACCCTGATAAAAGCCGCCGTTCCATAAAGCGTTGGAACAGGCCCGAAACGGTTCTTCACAGCGGATGAGCAAGCGTTCTTCGCTGGTTGAGATGCTCCACTTTGGCAGCAGCCACTGATTAAGAGGTTGCATAAGTCCACTTCCCCAGTTGATAGTCAAAAGCGCAGTGCAACCCTTCACAAGGGTCAATTTGCAGTGAAAACAACGCATCTCGACGCTGTTCCAGATAGAGCGCGTAGAACAATCCTATCACCCCTCTGTGGCTGACGATCAGTATCGTCTCGTCAGTACTGTGGGCGCAGAGCACCTGCTCCACAAAGCGTTGCAGCCGAAACGCCAGTGTTTCGACTGTCTCGCCGCCTGGTGGAGCATTCCGCCAGGGGTCCTCGTAAAAGCGCGTAATCACTTGTTCTTCCTCTGCAGCGATTTGCTCGTATGTCTTTCCTTCCCATCTGCCGAATGCCAGTTCACGCAGATCAGCAGATGGATGGATATCTAGATGAGGATGAAAACGACAGATCTCGGAGGCCGTCTCCATACAGCGCTGCAGATTGCTGCTGTAGACCGCGTTGATCGGCAGGTGTCTCAACCGCTCGGCCAACTGTTCCGCTTGTATTCTGCCCTGTGCGCTGAGCGGCACATCAAGCTGTCCCAGATACTGTTTGTTATGGTTCTCTGCCGTCACACCATGGCGCACCCAAAGCAACCTGGACATTTACCTGTCTCCCTCTTTTAACAAGATTGGCTGCCCCGCGACAATCAGGTATGCTTCATCAGCCATCTCTGCTGCAGCCTGGTTGGCTAGTCCTACCGTATCCTGAAAAGCTCTGCCCAGCGGAGTAGGTGCGACCCCTCCCCACCCTACTTCGTCACTGACCAGAATCCAGCACTGTTCGGACTGCTCCTGGCAGTATCCCAGCAGGTCTCTCACCTGCTGCATGATCTCTTGCTGTACATGAGGCACTCGCCATTGTTGTTCAGGATAGGACAGCAGCAGATTGGCAATCCAGCCTGAGTAGCTGTCCAAGAGCACAACCTTACATTTGGAATAAACCTTCAGGGCTGCTGGCAGCACCATCGACTCCTCACACGACTCCCATGATGCGGGGCGACGTTTTTGATGTTGTTCGATACGCTGTGCCATCTCCTCGTCAACCGCTCGCCCTGTCGCGACGTAGAGAACAGAATCGCGTCCCCGTTCTCTGGCCAGTGCTTCGGCATAGACACTTTTGCCGGATCGAACTCCACCCATGACCAATACGATACTCACCTGTTCTCCTCCTTTCTCTACCGACACTCGGCGATCGCCGCCTGCAGGTTGGCAAGCATCCGCTGATTCTGGTCCGTCTGCTTGACCGCAAGGCGGATATAACCGTCGTCGAGTCCGGGGTACATCCCGCAGTTGCGTATTAGATAGCCCTTTTCCGCCATCCGCTGTTGCAAGCGGCGGCCGGATATCCCTTTTATATAGAGCAGAAGGTAGTTCACCTCACTGGGGAAGAGAAAGACGCCGGGCCATGCCGCAATCGTAGCAGCCATCCTCTCCCTCTCTTGCTGCACATAGCGCTGCGACTCACTGACGAAAGCCTCTTGTTCCAGCAGCCACTCCCCTGCAGACTGAGCCAATCCGTTTACGCTCCACGGGGTTTGACGGGAGTGGAGCTGGTCTATCAAGCCTGCATCAGCAATCACGTACCCCAGCCTGAGTCCGGGAATGGCGAATATTTTTGTCATGGAGCGAAACAGCATCAAGTGCGGCAAGCGCTGCAGCTGCGGCAGCAGGGAACGTTTATGAGCGTCCGGCAAGAAATCGAGAAAAGCCTCATCCACACCGAAATACACGTCCTTTTGCTCGCATAATTGCGCCATCTCCAGCAGCACATCCCGTTCCACCAGGTTGCCACTTGGATTATTGGGATAGCCAAGGAATAACAGATCTATCTGTTCGATAAACGGGAGAAGATCCGATACAGTGGGGAGAAATAACTGATCGGGTGATGTAATGTGTGAAAAGACATGGCATCCTGCTTTGCGGGCCGCCGATTCGTACTCGGAGAAGCAGGGCTGGATGACGCCAACCCTCTTCACCCCCAGACTGTCCACCGCTAGTTGGATACACTCAGCAGCGCCATTCCCGACCAGGATCTGCTCCGATCTCACTCCCAGCTTGTCCGCCAATCTGGCGCGAAGACGCCGACAGGTTGGATCTGGATAGCGAACGATCTCCGACAACTGCTGCCGGAGATGGTCATACAGGCCGGGAGGCGGTCCGAGCGGATTGATATTGGCGCTATAATCAAGCAAGTCGCTGGTATTTGTTCCAAATACCTCTGCGGCCGTCCAGACGTCACCCCCGTGACCGTACCGTTCTATCCACTGCATGGGATTGTCAGTCTTGTTGTTCATGCGATCACACCGCCTCGCCCTGTTTATGCTTCCGTTGCTTGATCGGGCAGTCCTAGATCAGCCCCAGGTCGCCATTTTTTTCTTCTACATAAAAAAAGCTCCATGGCACGTGGGCATGGAGCGAAGGGTCTCACATTTTCCACGAACTGTGGCACCTACAGCAAGGATCCTATTGCAGACTATTTTTTGCGCACTGCTTCCTGTACCTAACAGTAGCACAGACAGCCAATATTGAGAAGAAAAAAACTGGCTGCAATTACACATGCAGCCAGCAAATGTACAATTTATTCTTCACCAAACTTGCTTTCGATCAACTGAACCAGCGCGTCAACTGCTTGTTGTTCATCGGCACCTTCAGCTTCAATCGTAATAACTGTTCCCTTGGATAAGGCCATCGTCATCAATCCAAGAATACTTTTGCCATCGGCTACTGTCTTCTCATCTTTTCTGATCTTAATCGCTGATTGGAATCGATTGGCCGCCTTGACAAACTCGGAAGCCGGACGGGCATGGAGCCCGGTTTCGTTTTGAATCGTAACCTGTCTTGCTACCATGATGTATCCTCCTGATTCTATGCCTGCAATAGTTGGATGATCTCCGCTGATGATGCGGCACTGCTCAACTGCTCGCG contains these protein-coding regions:
- a CDS encoding GTP pyrophosphokinase; amino-acid sequence: MNLQVPRKVLNTLVHFLAPYEQAVEELKLKLKGIKYGFQKSGRYSPIEFVVGRVKKADSLFQKAQEKGIDFTRDTWQEELSREIADIAGLRVVCRYIDDVREVQQLLQEREDIQVIDVKDYITHPKESGYRSIHMIATYTVYLGSDKKKLFCEIQIRTLGMNFWATNEHELRYKYAGNIPENVLLQLNEAAMIAHELDVQMNNLRQEILKPTPFDHSLEEKLEEIFSLFVKQDYESAAALYRDHLSGYEGAFVDNPKFKMIYDLIGKRLGG
- the cbiB gene encoding adenosylcobinamide-phosphate synthase CbiB, translating into MSPLFPYQVAVAFVLDWLVGDPRWLPHPVIGMGKLIVWVERIVRPLYDAFSCDSRSRQRAGRWLGLLFPLLVGGASFLFAWLLVQTAAKLHWLLADVVEILLISTTIATKGLADAGRAIYRKLVERDLPGARQQLSQVVGRDTKHLDEREVTRGAVETIAENIVDAVTAPLLFALIGGAPLAFLYRAVNTLDSMVGYKNERYRDLGWASARLDDLCNWLPARLTYLTILIAAWVLGHDARGVWKIGRRDASKHPSPNSGWAEAAVAGALRVQLGGTNYYQGVPSHRALLGDPAVVLHPVHILHTIHLLYLSTALYCGIGLLLCWLLSYLLS
- a CDS encoding adenosylcobinamide amidohydrolase, which translates into the protein MQPLNQWLLPKWSISTSEERLLIRCEEPFRACSNALWNGGFYQGYGILNQRVDHDYHSSDPLADIQRRIEELGEEPEKFIGMLTAAQVSAAGTACLQGDQFRLCAVVTAGVGNAVRAGQAQKTYSAYRADTINTIVMLDANLTDSAVVNALVTATEAKTAALQDAGVMDALGRTATGTSTDVVVIAARRIDGNLPTHQYAGTATSLGDSLAKSVYTATVTAVEQERIRGRRRETHR
- a CDS encoding histidine phosphatase family protein is translated as MSRLLWVRHGVTAENHNKQYLGQLDVPLSAQGRIQAEQLAERLRHLPINAVYSSNLQRCMETASEICRFHPHLDIHPSADLRELAFGRWEGKTYEQIAAEEEQVITRFYEDPWRNAPPGGETVETLAFRLQRFVEQVLCAHSTDETILIVSHRGVIGLFYALYLEQRRDALFSLQIDPCEGLHCAFDYQLGKWTYATS
- the cobU gene encoding bifunctional adenosylcobinamide kinase/adenosylcobinamide-phosphate guanylyltransferase; the encoded protein is MSIVLVMGGVRSGKSVYAEALARERGRDSVLYVATGRAVDEEMAQRIEQHQKRRPASWESCEESMVLPAALKVYSKCKVVLLDSYSGWIANLLLSYPEQQWRVPHVQQEIMQQVRDLLGYCQEQSEQCWILVSDEVGWGGVAPTPLGRAFQDTVGLANQAAAEMADEAYLIVAGQPILLKEGDR
- the cobD gene encoding threonine-phosphate decarboxylase CobD, which codes for MNNKTDNPMQWIERYGHGGDVWTAAEVFGTNTSDLLDYSANINPLGPPPGLYDHLRQQLSEIVRYPDPTCRRLRARLADKLGVRSEQILVGNGAAECIQLAVDSLGVKRVGVIQPCFSEYESAARKAGCHVFSHITSPDQLFLPTVSDLLPFIEQIDLLFLGYPNNPSGNLVERDVLLEMAQLCEQKDVYFGVDEAFLDFLPDAHKRSLLPQLQRLPHLMLFRSMTKIFAIPGLRLGYVIADAGLIDQLHSRQTPWSVNGLAQSAGEWLLEQEAFVSESQRYVQQERERMAATIAAWPGVFLFPSEVNYLLLYIKGISGRRLQQRMAEKGYLIRNCGMYPGLDDGYIRLAVKQTDQNQRMLANLQAAIAECR
- a CDS encoding HPr family phosphocarrier protein; translated protein: MVARQVTIQNETGLHARPASEFVKAANRFQSAIKIRKDEKTVADGKSILGLMTMALSKGTVITIEAEGADEQQAVDALVQLIESKFGEE